GGGTGGTGTGAGGAGGCACTGTCTCAAATTTTAAGTGAGCTGTTCCCTCACACATCTTGTATAGTCTCACGAATTATGGAGGTTTCTTGGGAACGAACTACACCTAAGAAAGACCCGGACAGGCCAGGTCTTTCCATGAAGCTAAACGGGGAGAGGGGATTTATCCACAGTTTATAGAACAGAGTGAAGATTCAATTCATTGGGAATTCCAGAAACATAGTGGGACTTTCTCACCTTAAGGATTCCTGAACATCAACAACCTGTGGAGATGGTGAGAATAGGGCACAACAACAGAGGAATGGACTTACCTACCCCTTAGCCTATTGGGCTTGTTTGCGAGTATAGGGAAGACCTGGCTTTGGGAACTTCCCCAAATAGCTGAAGGTAATATCTACAGGGTTGGGTCATGCATATGCCACTGGGAATGAGCTTAAAGAAAGCTTACAAACTTATTGCCTCAAGTGCACACAAAAACCCTGGGAGGTGATTATTATCTTCATCTTGCTGATAaacataatgatttttaaagaggTATGTCTCATCATTATTAGGTTTATACTTCTAAATAAGACACCAAGGTAAGCTAAAACGAAGATTCTGTGACAAGTGCTTAGTAAGTGCTCACATTGCTTTTATCAGGTTGTCAAGCTCTTTCATTAAGTAGTATGTGTTgttttgaaaaatgagaaaatagagggagtgccctggcagtccagtggtgaggacttggagctctcactgctgtggcccaggttcaatccctggtctgggaaataagatcccacaagccaggcagcgtggccaaaggaaaaaaataagtacatGGAGGATATAATGTGTGGGTTGCCAGGACCTCAAATCCTGAAAATGAGAATGCCCTCTGAGAGTTCTAAATGGATGAATCTGATAGACAATGAACATGGCTTTCCATCTCTGTGAATAACACAAGAAATTATATGTGGATGTGATACTGAAAACATTGGGAAGAGATCTAGTACTCCAATCAGCATCATTTGGGAGTTGTCCAATGCAGGTAAAAAAAGCAAAGAGCGAGAAAatagagataagaaaataaaaatcattcataaTTCTACCGTAAAGAGATACTTTTACTTTATATATCCTTAGACTATCTATtcgtatataaaatatatacgattttaagggaaaaaaacagaaaatgactttttaaactgCTTTATTAACgtcacaatatataaagaacatctCTCCATGCAATAGGTAAAACTTTCCTGCTGACAGAAACTTACAGATTGGGTCAGAAACACAACATTCAATTAGAAGCTGGTAATAGGAGACCTACAAGAAACAAGTAACACCAAAAGGTTTACAACAAAGGTACGTCACAAACATGTAAGTTTAGGAAGCAGGTGTGTCTCCCTACTAACTTCAGGGATAACATCTGGATTCAAGGCATAAGGCAAAACTCATCATGATGGTCATGGTGAGGGGGGTCAGTGCTAACTGCCCGCAGACTATGACTCGACAGCTTTTCCCTCAGCTTTTCCATCAGCTGCCTCACCTCCTCCCCAATCCTTTCCATATTCTCTTCTCTCATCCTTGCCTGTGGCTCTTCAAGCCTCTGAGTCATGTCCCATCTATACTGCAGGATGGGCTGCCTAACACGTAACCTCCTACGATTTCCTCTAGGTACACAATATTCACCAGCTTCCAAAGGGAGGGCGAAAGGCTCTCCTTTATTAGCATCCTGCCCCTTTTCATCCTTGTTTTCATTCTCCTGGTTGGCATTTTCCATGTAGAGATTTTTTACTGCTTGTTCCTCTTTGGACGCCATTGCTCCTAGGagacaaaagagagaaggaaCTATTTTCTGGGTGGACTGATCAGCACCGAGGACAGAGGCCCTACTAAGCACCTCTCAAGATTTCCAGCCCCTGATGTAAAGGCTCTTCAAATTTTCGTTTTCCCACCTGAGAGGCTCCTTATGCCCTCTAGGGGGCCCCCAGTCCAagctctcccccctccctcgcCCAAAACCCACCATTTTCCCTGCCTATACATGCCCACGTCTCTGCAGGCACCAAAATGGAGGACGGGGTAGGGGGGAGTATATGGGGGGGTCTTAGGGCTATCCACACGTTCCCCCCACAGCCCAACTGTCCCCCGCACAGACCTGGGCCTATCCTTACGGTCTCCTGCTCCTCCCGATTCTTGCTGCAAGTGAGCCGCCGCGACACTTTGACTCGCAGACCTGCAGAGAgtaagggtgggggaagggggtctGCTGCATCCGGACGCTCGGCCCCTTCTCAGCCCCGCATCTCCCACCCCCGGCCACCCCCACCCAACGTCCCCCGCTCCCATCCTCAGCCGCCCCCGCGCCGACCACCATTTTCTACCCCGAGAAGAAagtgggcggggcgggggtgtcGGAAAAGCTCGCCGTGTGGCGAGAAGCAGGCAGCCGCCTCAGGGCCGCGCGGCCCGCCCCCAGAGAAGGCCTACCGTTTTCTGTGGCCAAACGCCAGGCCGCAGGGGGCATGGGGGCTGCGGTCTCCAACCCGGGGCAACCGGATCCCCGGGGAGGGGTCCGCAGGCTGTGTCCGCTCGCCAACGCCACCTCTGGGGACCCCCCTCCGGGTTCCTTACCTGCTGCCCCCGCGCCTCCTACTCTTGGGGGCCGACCTCGGCCTGCACTCCCTCAGGGCCACCGGGAGCAGGGATCGAGAAGGTAGCGAGCGACGGCCGGGTCTAACCCTAGAGCGGGGCACGCGCGAGTTGGCGGGGGCTGGTCACGTGCGCCCTCCGTCACCGCGGGACGCCACGCCTTCGCGCCACCCCTTTCTGCCCCGCGGGGTTGCGAAGAGCCGGCGGTGctcacctccccctgccccccgtgTCACTTGTCCAAGCACCGGCTTGGGCCCCGACGCTCTCCTTTCTTTGTGTGTTCCTGGGCCTTTCTCTAACGGCCACAGAAGTGCAGTATCTTTCCGTGGGGCGGGGGGCCGTTGGCCATTACCGGTGCTCTTCTGGGGACTTGCTTTTGCCCTCCTCTGCTCCCAGGACACGCCTCCTTCCACCTGCTGTGCTTTCTGCTACCAATCTCTCCCTTTTCCCTCTACTAAAATGCATAGAAGAAATGTGTCCGGAAAAGAGCCCAGgagagaggatttttaaaaattctttatatctctctgttttgttccttttattttagTCAAAAAAgtcaatatacttttaaaaaaggaagtaaatcttttttatttgaaaaacagcGTTAAAGTTGGAAAAAAGACCAACCACCTGTCTCTTCTGCGAAGTCATTACATAAATATAGACTCTACAGGCAGCTACGTTTTTAGAATTTGGAAAAGGATAAGGCAGCTGATGGCTCCTCTTGTGAGTGGCCTCTAGATACATGAGGCCCTTCCATGAGGTGAGCCAATAAGTGTGTAGTGCAGCAGAgccttgtttgtttttcagaactaaaacaacagaaacccTTCACAAATTTCTGACTCAAAAGGCAGCAAGTATGCCTATTTGCAAATCGCATGATCATGTATTGATAGACTCCTAAGGGATCTACAATAAACCTACTGTAGAAGTAAGAATTTAATTTAGCAGGGTTGTAGTTATGGATAGATATACAAAAACTCAGTTGTGTTCCTGTATGCTAGCAATGAACCATTGGAAATTgaaattttgtgtgtatgtatgaaatGTAAGATAGGTTCCAAAAACGTGAGATACTTAaggataaatttaagaaaacatgtAGAAAACttatacattgaaaactacaaaagacTGCTGAAAGAAGCTAAAGATCAGAACAAATGTGAAGGTAAACCATGATCCTGGGTCAAGAAATTCAGTACTGTTAAGATattaattctctccaaattgatctataaattcagtgCAGTCAAAATAAAACTTGCAGCAGGCAACTTCATGTAAACTGATAAACTTAAccccaaatttatatggaaatgcaaagtgcctagaatagacaaaataattttgaaaagaaaaccacaaatctGGAAAATTGCATTATCTGAGTTCCAGACTTATATTGTAGTAGTAAAGGTAGTGTAGTAGTGGCAATTACAGACATTGggcttatcaaaaaaaaaagtctgctctttgaaagatatGGTTAAGAAAATGAAGTGGGaagctgggagaaaatacttataATATGTGTAACCAACAAAAGGTTTGTATCCagaagatatataaagaactcttaaatttcaaaataagaaggcaaacaatgcaattaaaaatgatcaaaaggaataatatatgaaaaacattaaaaagaaaactaaaaaccaaaaatgatcaaaatgaacaaaaatttcacaaaagtACATATGCAAATTACCAATGAGCTCATGGAAAGATCCTCAATctcattaatcatcaggaaaatgcaaaaaaaagacaaaacaaaaccccaaagtaaGTATCACTGCACACTCATCAGAGTAGCTAATATTTAAAAGTCAGACAATccgaagtattttttttaaatagcagtctcttttgcatgtttttatgtcaccacttattttttaaagtccttattaaatttgttacaaaattgcttctgttttatgttttgggttttttggccacaaggcatgtgggatcttagttcgcatcccctgcattggagggcaaagtcttaaccactggaccactagagaaGTCCCCAGTCCTAAGTATTTTTGAGGATatggaacaactggaactctcactCACTGCTGGTAAGAAGTTCAACCACCTTGAAAGACTTAAACAGTTTCTTGAAAAGTTAAACTTACACTtaccatatgtcccaggaattccactcttAGGAATTTTCCCaaacagaatttaaaacatttcctcaAAAAGATTTGCACAGGAGTGTTCATAGCATTTCATTTATGATAGGCCCTAAGTGGatacaatccaaatgtccatcaagaaatTAATAGAGAAACAAATTTGATGTTTTCATGAATTAGAATACTACTAAGCAATAGAAAGAGGCAAACTACTGGTACAAGCAATAACAGAGATGCATCTCAAAAAATATTATACTTAGGGAAAGataccagacacaaaagagtacattctGCGTGATTCCATGTATATAGAGGCAAAACTAAATTATATTGATATAAATTTAATCAAATCAATGTTTGCCTGGCTTGAAGGTTGTGATTTTTCTGACTGTAAAAGGGGCAAAACAGAACTTTCTTAGCTGAGGGAAATGTTCTGTATCGTGACAGAGTAGTGACTCCACTGGAAAatacatttgttgaaaacattgAACTCTATAGTTAAAATGTATGTatcttattgtatgtaaattataccccagtaaaggaaattaaaaatcaaattatctaggaataaatctaattaaATACTTATAAGACctctacactgaaaattataaaataattctgagaaacattaaagaagacctaaataagtaTAGAAATATGGGTTGAAAGACTCAACATTTTCAAGTTGTCAATTATTCCCAAATTGATATATAAAGTCAATGCAATTCATATGAAAATCCCAGCAGGTTATTTTTCTGTGGGCAAGCAGATTCCAACTatgtatatgaaaatgcaaaaaaagagcCAAATATAGCCAAGACAACTTTAAAGAAGAAGAGAGCTCCAAGATTTCCATACTAGATACCAAACTTAATACAATGCTATAGTGAATAAATAGTATGACATTGTCTCAAATattaacatatatgtgtatacacacagagacagacacacacgtaTGGACCTGTGAAACGTACCTACACATACTGTCGCTTGATTTATGGCAAAGATGACagtgcagtggagaaaggatttttaaaaaagtcatagcAGATCAAATGAATATCCATGGGTGGAGAATATTTGTTAACTCCACCTAAgtaacacacaaaaataaattcccagAGGATTGCAGATCTAAATGGGAAAGGTAAAAATGTCATTCCAAAGCAAAATGCACAGGAAAtcatcttcatgactttggaGTAGGCAGTGTTCTAAAGAGGGCACAAAAAGGACTAATTACAAAGGATAAAAAAGATTATAACTTATACTTTATTAATATCAGAAACTTCTATTCATCAAAAGACATATCAAAAGAATAAGGAAGCAAGCCACAAACTAGGAGAAGATTTTTCGACCACACATATCTGAGAAATGATTTGTATCTCTAaagtataaagaactctcaaaaatgaataagaaaaagacaatccaatagaaaaatgggcaaacacTTTAAAACAGCAACTCAAAAAACTGAATATCCAAATGTCTAGTAAATttgtgaaaatatgctcaacttcattagtgttcagagaaatgcaaattgaaaccaaaatGTGATACCACTAAACACCACCCAGAATGTCTAAAataataaagacagaaaatatcaAGTGTTTTACAAGTACAATTAGAACTGGTActatcactttggaaaactatttggcaGAATATATAAAGGTAAACATATGTATACTCTATGACCCACCACTCTCACTCTAGATTCACCCATAATAAAAATGTGTGCATTGGTTTACCAAACAACatttacacctatgttcataatagcactttttatttttatttttattattttttattagtttctgctttataacaaagtgaatcagtcatacatatatatgtgttcccatatcccttccctcttgtgtctccctccctcccaccctccctatcccacccatccaggcggtcacaaagcaccgagctgatctccctgtgctatgtggctgcatcccactatctatctaccttacgtttggtagtgtatatttgtccatgcctctctcttgctttgtcacagcttacccttccccctccccatatcctcaagtccattctcaagtcaTAATAGCACTCTTTAAACTGCCCAATATTACCAAGTACCCAAATGTTCTTCATCAGGAAAATGTACAGGTTAATTGTGTATTAACACAgtgtattattcagcaataaaaatgtacaaattagaggaccttcaagatggcaggggagtaagacatggagatcaccttcctccccacaaatacatcaaaaatacatctacatgtgtaacaacacctacagaacacctactgaaggctggcagaagacctcagacttcccaaaagtcaagaaactctccacatacctggctgtgtggctgacagggatttggtgctccggccaggtgtcaggcctgagcatcTGAGgcgggagagccgagttcaggacagagctccaccagagacctcctggccccacgtaatatcaatcagcaagagctctcccagagatctccatgtcaacactaagacccagccccactcaacaaccagcaagttccagtgctgacaccccatgacaaacaactaggaagacaggaacacaaccacacccattagcagagaggctggctgaaatcatactaagttcacagacaccccaaaacacaccaccagactcggtcctgcccaccagaaagacaagatccagcctcatccaccagaacacaggcaccagtcccctccaccaggaagcctgcacaacccactgaaacaacgtTAGTcactgggggtagacaccaaaagcaacgggaactatgaacatgcagcctgcgaaaaggataCCCCAAACAGATTAAGTTAAGcaacatgagaagacagagaaacacacagcagatgaaggagcaaggtaaaaaacccaccagacctaacaaatgaagaggaaataggcagtctacctgaaaaagaattcagagtaatgatagtaaagatgatacaaaatcttggaaatagaatggagaaaatacaagaaagttttaagaaggacatagaagaactaaagagtaaataaacaatgataaacaacacaataaaggaaattaaaaattctctagaaggaatcaatagcagaattacTGAGGCATAAGAATGATTAAGTGAccgggaagataaaatagtggaaataactaccacagagcagaataaagaaaaaagaatgaaaagaattgaggacagtattcagagacctctgggacagcattaaatgcaccaacatttgaattataggggtcccagaagaagaagggaaaaagaaagggtttgagaaaatacttgaagagattatagttgaaaatttccctaatatgggaagggaaataatCAAACAATTCCAGGAAttgcaaagagtcccatacaggataaatccaaggagaagtacaccaagacacatattaatcaaactatcaaaaattatatataaaggaaaaatattaaaagcagcaagggaaaaacaacaaataacatacaaaggcattcccataaggttaacagctgatctctcagcaaaaactctacaagccagaagggagtggcaggacatattcaaagtgatgaaggggaaaatcttccaaccaagattactcaacccagcaaggatctcattcagatttgacagagaaattaaaacctttacagacaagcaaaagcttagaggattcagcaccaccaaaccagccttacaacaaatgctaaaggaaattctctaggcaggaaatacaagagaaggaaaagacctacaataagaaacccagaaaaattaagaaaatgataaaaggaacatacatattgataattaccttaaatttaagtggattaaatgctccaaatgaaagatatagactggctgaatggatacaaaaacaatacccatatatatgctgtcagcaagagacccacttcagacttagggacacatacagactaaaagtaagGGGAtgcaaaaatattccatgcaaatggaaatcaaaagaaagctgtgctagcaattctcatatcagacaaaatcaactttaaaataaagactattacaagagataaggaaggacactacataatgatcaagggatcaatccaagaagaagatataacaattgtaaatatttatgcacccaacataggagcacctcaaaacataaggagaatgctaacagccataaaaggggaaaccgacagtaacacagtaatagtaggggactttaacaccccactttcaccaaaggacagatcaaccaaaatgaaaataaataaggaaacacaagctttaaatgatacattaaacaagatggacttaattgatattcatacgacattccatccaaaacaacagaa
Above is a window of Mesoplodon densirostris isolate mMesDen1 chromosome X, mMesDen1 primary haplotype, whole genome shotgun sequence DNA encoding:
- the LOC132482179 gene encoding protein BEX1-like isoform X1, with product MPPAAWRLATENGLRVKVSRRLTCSKNREEQETVRIGPGAMASKEEQAVKNLYMENANQENENKDEKGQDANKGEPFALPLEAGEYCVPRGNRRRLRVRQPILQYRWDMTQRLEEPQARMREENMERIGEEVRQLMEKLREKLSSHSLRAVSTDPPHHDHHDEFCLMP
- the LOC132482179 gene encoding protein BEX1-like isoform X2; its protein translation is MASKEEQAVKNLYMENANQENENKDEKGQDANKGEPFALPLEAGEYCVPRGNRRRLRVRQPILQYRWDMTQRLEEPQARMREENMERIGEEVRQLMEKLREKLSSHSLRAVSTDPPHHDHHDEFCLMP